From the candidate division KSB1 bacterium genome, one window contains:
- a CDS encoding DUF423 domain-containing protein: MAKLWLVLAALSGFLSVALGAFGAHALKATLDVDGREIYEKAVQYQMFHTTALLLLGLLQSHYPALPLQPAGWGFVLGMLLFSGSLYLLAVTGMKWLAAITPFGGLAFLFGWLWLVYAVWKNH; this comes from the coding sequence ATGGCAAAACTCTGGCTGGTGCTTGCTGCTCTCTCTGGCTTTCTCAGCGTCGCATTGGGAGCCTTCGGCGCCCACGCTTTGAAGGCGACACTCGATGTGGATGGCCGGGAGATCTATGAAAAAGCGGTGCAGTATCAAATGTTTCACACCACCGCCCTGCTCCTGCTTGGGCTGCTGCAGAGCCACTATCCCGCGCTCCCGTTGCAACCCGCGGGCTGGGGCTTCGTGCTCGGCATGCTGTTGTTCTCCGGCAGTTTGTACCTCCTGGCGGTGACCGGCATGAAATGGTTGGCTGCGATCACGCCCTTTGGCGGCCTGGCATTTTTGTTCGGCTGGTTGTGGCTGGTCTATGCGGTGTGGAAAAATCACTGA
- a CDS encoding PQQ-dependent sugar dehydrogenase, producing the protein MKPGCTLAVGCLLLGLAPPLWAQYELEIAFPNLIFTRPVDLQHAGDGSNRLFVVEQAGVIRVFPHTPGVAAADTFLDIRGRVNDSGNEEGLLGLAFHPNYESNGFFYVNYTAANPRRTVIARYRVSAGNPNRAEAASEFILLTINQPYENHNGGQLAFGPHDGYLYIGMGDGGSGGDPQNNGQDRRTLLGDLLRIDVDNPSGGRNYGIPADNPFVGNTSGYREEIFAWGFRNPWRFSFDPQTGWLWLADVGQNSREEIDIVEKGKNYGWRIMEGKNCYDPPSGCNQSGLALPIWDYGRSSGASVTGGYVYRGTRVAPLVGAYIYGDFVSGRIWALRYDGVNPPNNSLLIDTNLNIASFGVDQNNELYLCAFDGRLYRFKAIPVTAVAAAPLPAQARLAQNYPNPFNPATTIRYTLAQPAMVVLDIYNLAGERIKRLVQAQQDAGEHEVVWHGSDEAGRRQAGGVYFYRLQIGDGYVETRRMTFLK; encoded by the coding sequence ATGAAACCAGGATGCACTCTGGCCGTCGGCTGCCTCCTGCTGGGGTTGGCGCCTCCCTTGTGGGCACAATACGAATTGGAAATCGCCTTTCCCAACCTGATTTTCACCCGGCCGGTCGATCTGCAACATGCCGGCGATGGCAGCAACCGGCTGTTCGTGGTCGAGCAAGCCGGCGTCATTCGCGTGTTTCCCCACACCCCCGGCGTTGCCGCCGCCGACACCTTTCTCGATATTCGCGGCCGGGTCAATGACAGCGGCAACGAAGAGGGGCTGCTCGGTCTGGCGTTTCATCCCAACTACGAGAGCAACGGCTTTTTCTATGTGAACTACACCGCCGCCAATCCCCGCCGCACGGTGATCGCGCGCTACCGTGTCAGCGCCGGCAATCCCAACCGTGCCGAGGCCGCCAGTGAATTCATCCTGCTCACCATCAACCAGCCCTATGAAAATCACAACGGCGGACAGCTCGCCTTCGGGCCACATGATGGTTACCTCTACATCGGCATGGGCGATGGCGGCTCGGGCGGGGATCCGCAAAACAACGGCCAGGATCGTCGCACCCTGCTCGGCGACCTGCTGCGCATCGACGTCGACAATCCCTCCGGCGGCCGCAACTACGGCATTCCGGCGGACAATCCCTTCGTCGGCAACACCAGCGGCTATCGCGAGGAAATTTTCGCCTGGGGCTTCCGCAATCCCTGGCGTTTCAGCTTTGACCCCCAAACCGGCTGGCTCTGGCTGGCAGACGTCGGGCAAAACAGCCGCGAAGAGATCGACATTGTGGAAAAAGGCAAAAACTACGGCTGGCGCATCATGGAGGGCAAAAATTGCTATGACCCGCCCTCGGGTTGCAATCAAAGCGGGCTGGCGCTGCCGATTTGGGATTACGGCCGCAGCAGTGGTGCGTCGGTGACCGGCGGCTATGTCTATCGCGGCACGCGCGTCGCGCCGCTGGTTGGCGCCTATATCTACGGCGATTTCGTCTCCGGTCGTATTTGGGCGCTGCGTTACGACGGCGTGAACCCGCCCAACAATTCCCTGTTGATTGATACCAATCTCAACATTGCCTCGTTTGGCGTGGATCAGAACAATGAACTGTATCTCTGCGCCTTCGACGGCCGGCTCTACCGCTTCAAGGCCATTCCCGTCACCGCGGTTGCGGCTGCGCCTCTGCCCGCGCAGGCGCGGTTGGCGCAGAATTATCCCAATCCCTTCAATCCCGCCACCACCATCCGCTACACCCTGGCGCAACCCGCCATGGTGGTGTTGGACATTTACAACCTCGCCGGCGAACGCATCAAACGGCTGGTGCAGGCGCAGCAGGACGCGGGCGAGCATGAAGTGGTGTGGCATGGTTCGGATGAAGCGGGCCGGCGCCAGGCCGGCGGCGTTTACTTCTACCGGCTGCAAATCGGCGACGGTTATGTCGAAACGCGACGCATGACCTTCCTGAAATAG
- a CDS encoding rhomboid family intramembrane serine protease translates to MIPLKDDNPRTAFPIINTLLIIANVLVFVHQISLPQSAGQALIDTYGAIPQIILQGEKMESLLSSMFLHGGFFHLFGNMLYLFIFGDNVENLLGSLRYLFFYALCGVGAALAHIMTQPDSAIPMVGASGAISGILGAYAVSFPRARVLVLLPVIFIATFRVPAYLVLGQWFVLQLFAGVSTLGATEGGGVAWFAHIGGFVIGIILLRFFKPKKRYSDYSDIEIFYR, encoded by the coding sequence ATGATTCCTCTCAAAGATGACAATCCCCGCACGGCCTTCCCGATCATCAATACCCTGCTGATCATCGCCAATGTTCTCGTCTTCGTTCATCAAATCTCGCTGCCACAATCTGCGGGCCAGGCCTTAATCGACACTTATGGTGCCATCCCTCAAATCATCCTGCAGGGGGAAAAGATGGAGAGCCTGCTCAGCTCCATGTTTCTGCATGGCGGTTTCTTTCATCTTTTCGGCAACATGCTTTATCTGTTCATCTTCGGCGACAACGTTGAAAACCTGCTCGGTTCGTTGCGCTATCTCTTCTTCTATGCGCTCTGCGGAGTGGGTGCGGCGCTGGCGCATATCATGACCCAGCCCGATTCCGCCATCCCGATGGTGGGCGCCAGCGGCGCGATCTCGGGCATTCTCGGGGCCTACGCCGTAAGCTTCCCGCGCGCACGGGTGCTGGTGCTGTTGCCGGTTATTTTCATTGCCACCTTTCGCGTGCCGGCGTATTTGGTGTTGGGGCAATGGTTCGTGCTGCAGCTTTTCGCCGGCGTTTCCACCCTCGGCGCGACCGAGGGCGGCGGCGTGGCCTGGTTCGCCCACATCGGCGGCTTCGTGATCGGCATCATTCTGCTGCGTTTTTTCAAACCCAAAAAACGGTATTCGGATTATTCGGATATCGAAATTTTCTATCGCTGA
- a CDS encoding tetratricopeptide repeat protein — translation MKYFFVHSFGRGFLLMMLVALPVLAAENQELERAKAHFRAGRIEEAITLLETLLATSTLSLSDRVEAWEFLAFCNVAKQNEARVQTSFAEILKLDATYEPRDSYLSHPAVMRSWLTARKQVLGNYWQMTDAGIKTLAILDFDNNSLSEADKVANLGKGLADLLITNLATLTKLKVVERERIQFILEEIQRSEATVQGQPLVNPDFAVRVGKLLGAQSVLIGSFMKLEKKLRIDVRLVKTETSEIIKTDFVEGPPDEVLDLAKKLALKVSENLDVAVNKVEEENLERLRHKEIPLEAAMAYSEALNMLDQGRYQEAQAMLTKTLKLAPSFKMAREKLSLLQTFQKS, via the coding sequence ATGAAGTATTTCTTTGTTCACTCGTTTGGCCGCGGGTTTCTGCTGATGATGCTGGTGGCGCTGCCGGTGCTGGCCGCGGAGAATCAGGAGTTGGAGCGGGCCAAGGCGCATTTTCGCGCCGGCCGCATCGAGGAGGCCATCACCCTGCTGGAGACCTTGCTCGCGACTTCCACGCTGTCGCTGTCGGATCGCGTCGAGGCATGGGAGTTCCTGGCTTTCTGCAACGTGGCGAAACAAAACGAAGCGCGGGTGCAAACCAGTTTTGCGGAGATTCTAAAACTCGATGCCACCTACGAGCCGCGCGATTCCTATTTGAGCCATCCGGCGGTGATGCGGAGCTGGCTGACGGCGCGGAAGCAGGTGCTGGGCAATTACTGGCAAATGACCGATGCCGGCATCAAAACGCTGGCGATTCTGGATTTCGACAACAACTCGCTGAGCGAGGCCGACAAGGTGGCCAATCTCGGCAAGGGGCTGGCGGACCTTTTGATCACGAATCTCGCGACGCTCACCAAGCTCAAGGTGGTGGAGCGCGAGCGCATTCAGTTCATTCTCGAGGAAATTCAGCGCAGCGAGGCCACGGTGCAGGGCCAGCCGCTGGTCAACCCCGACTTTGCGGTGCGTGTCGGCAAGCTGCTGGGCGCGCAATCGGTGTTGATCGGCAGCTTCATGAAGCTCGAGAAGAAACTGCGCATCGACGTGCGGCTGGTGAAGACCGAGACCAGTGAGATCATCAAGACCGATTTTGTCGAGGGCCCGCCCGACGAGGTGCTGGATCTTGCCAAGAAGCTGGCCCTGAAGGTGAGCGAAAACCTGGATGTTGCCGTGAACAAGGTTGAAGAGGAGAACCTCGAGCGGTTGCGGCACAAGGAGATACCGCTGGAGGCCGCCATGGCGTATTCCGAGGCGCTCAACATGCTGGATCAGGGGCGCTACCAGGAGGCGCAGGCCATGCTCACCAAAACATTGAAGCTGGCGCCATCCTTCAAGATGGCGAGAGAGAAACTGAGCCTGTTGCAGACCTTCCAAAAAAGCTAG
- a CDS encoding outer membrane beta-barrel protein, whose protein sequence is MKSLVGRLAAALLGGGVMMLALPAAALAQNGQAGLHLLAGIPQGEFADNVDQPGWGLSGQIGYAPQTNPYFVGLEVGYLVYGDKSRFVPFSSTIPDVIVEVNTTNNILTAHALLRLQSNVGTLRPYGEGVFGLNYLFTRTTIRNSDFFTAEVAGTTNQDDVALSYGGGGGVMLRVHESSKLGRTREVLLDLRLRYLVGGEADYLNEASLRREDGGIGYAVKRSKTDLFTIQVGAVFRF, encoded by the coding sequence ATGAAATCGCTTGTTGGGCGGCTTGCTGCTGCTCTGCTGGGTGGGGGTGTGATGATGCTTGCGTTGCCGGCCGCTGCGCTGGCGCAAAACGGCCAGGCCGGGCTGCACTTGCTGGCGGGCATTCCCCAGGGTGAGTTTGCTGACAATGTTGACCAGCCGGGTTGGGGCCTCTCCGGCCAGATTGGCTATGCGCCGCAAACCAATCCCTACTTCGTGGGGTTGGAAGTGGGATACCTGGTTTATGGCGACAAAAGCCGTTTTGTGCCCTTCAGCAGCACCATTCCCGATGTCATCGTCGAGGTCAACACCACCAACAACATCCTGACTGCGCATGCGCTGCTGCGGCTGCAATCGAATGTCGGCACGCTGCGGCCCTATGGCGAGGGCGTGTTCGGCTTGAACTATTTGTTCACGCGCACGACCATTCGAAATAGCGATTTTTTCACCGCCGAAGTGGCCGGCACCACCAACCAGGATGACGTTGCGCTGAGCTACGGCGGCGGCGGCGGGGTGATGCTGCGCGTGCACGAGTCCAGCAAACTCGGCCGCACCCGGGAAGTGTTGCTTGATTTGCGGCTGCGCTATCTGGTGGGCGGGGAGGCGGATTATCTCAATGAAGCGTCGCTGCGGCGGGAAGACGGCGGAATTGGCTATGCGGTCAAACGTTCCAAGACGGATCTTTTTACCATCCAGGTCGGTGCCGTCTTTCGTTTTTGA
- a CDS encoding SDR family oxidoreductase, which yields MFHPHLLQNKFALITGGGSGLGLSMAKRFAELGATIAVCGRNADRLAKAGQEIQQAGNGREAITFVCDVRDYQAVVTAIDTLVAQHGLPDILVNNAAGNFLAATEDLSPGGFDAVVKIVLYGTFNCTQVLGKKWIAAHRRGSILNIVTTYAWNGSAFVVPSACAKAGVLAMTRSLAVEWAAYGIRLNAIAPGPFPTEGAWQRLLPTKEIAEQARQRIPAGRFGEHQELANLAVFLVAEGVDFITGEVVTIDGGEALAGAGQFSQFIQQDREQFKRLLAMMRGK from the coding sequence ATGTTCCATCCCCATCTGCTGCAGAACAAATTCGCCCTGATCACTGGCGGCGGCTCGGGTCTGGGCCTGAGCATGGCCAAACGCTTCGCGGAACTGGGCGCGACGATCGCAGTCTGCGGCCGCAACGCCGACCGGCTCGCAAAGGCCGGGCAGGAAATCCAACAAGCCGGCAACGGCCGGGAAGCCATCACCTTCGTCTGCGACGTGCGCGATTATCAGGCGGTGGTGACCGCCATCGACACCCTGGTGGCACAGCACGGCCTGCCGGACATTCTGGTGAACAATGCCGCCGGCAATTTCCTCGCCGCCACCGAAGATCTGTCGCCGGGCGGCTTTGATGCCGTGGTCAAAATCGTACTTTACGGCACCTTCAATTGCACGCAGGTGCTGGGAAAAAAATGGATCGCCGCGCACCGCCGCGGCAGCATTCTCAACATCGTCACCACCTACGCCTGGAACGGCTCGGCGTTCGTCGTGCCCTCGGCGTGCGCCAAGGCCGGCGTGCTGGCGATGACCCGCTCGCTGGCAGTGGAATGGGCGGCATACGGCATCCGCCTGAATGCCATCGCGCCCGGGCCGTTTCCCACCGAAGGCGCGTGGCAGCGGCTGTTGCCCACCAAAGAAATCGCAGAGCAGGCGCGGCAGCGCATTCCTGCCGGCAGATTCGGCGAGCATCAGGAACTGGCGAATTTGGCGGTGTTTCTGGTGGCGGAGGGCGTGGATTTCATCACCGGCGAGGTGGTAACCATCGACGGCGGCGAGGCGCTCGCCGGTGCGGGGCAGTTTTCACAGTTCATTCAGCAGGACCGGGAGCAATTCAAGCGCCTGCTGGCGATGATGCGCGGCAAGTGA
- a CDS encoding tetratricopeptide repeat protein, translated as MKIIPGRLGGPAVVWLLAAVQLGCGDAHLRKGRAAFNRGDFEHAAQALLAAAQNNPRDAARFRELGVAYFHLRDFERALAALERARRLQPADGRTLFFIGYVHEQQGRYAEALAAYGAYRPRPLFDPLGRQVQARMSRLALQLAEQEIQKALQEEQSRTLTRPAANTVAVLYFRNVSERAEWNPLLKGLAAMLTTDLGKVNKLRLVERTKLEVLLHEISATPAQLYDGFTAPRAGRILGAERVVIGGATALGTSSLQLDAGIIQSATSELVAKTVRVSGRLSDILQLEKQLAFALIQQLGIKLSVSERDAIQKLPTESTLAFVAFCRGLDFADSLKIPQAQAAFSEALRLDPGFQAARQQLEALTTPMAGETELLTLAQLDPAEALQQRHLEATTATLQEPPVFVAPLIPPASSGRIVVSGKIPN; from the coding sequence TTGAAAATTATTCCGGGCAGGCTCGGCGGGCCGGCAGTGGTGTGGTTGCTGGCGGCGGTTCAACTCGGCTGTGGCGATGCGCATTTGCGCAAGGGCCGGGCGGCATTCAACCGCGGCGACTTCGAACACGCAGCGCAGGCCCTGCTGGCCGCGGCACAGAACAATCCGCGCGACGCCGCACGCTTTCGCGAGCTGGGCGTGGCGTATTTTCACCTGCGTGATTTTGAGCGGGCACTGGCGGCGCTGGAGCGCGCCCGCCGGCTGCAGCCGGCGGACGGTCGCACGCTTTTTTTCATCGGCTATGTTCACGAGCAGCAGGGCAGATATGCCGAGGCGCTGGCGGCTTATGGTGCCTACCGGCCGCGGCCGCTGTTCGATCCTCTCGGCCGGCAGGTGCAGGCCCGCATGAGCCGGCTGGCCCTGCAGCTCGCCGAGCAGGAGATTCAGAAGGCTCTGCAGGAGGAACAGTCGCGCACGCTGACGCGGCCGGCGGCCAACACCGTGGCCGTGCTTTATTTCCGCAATGTTTCCGAGCGCGCGGAATGGAATCCGCTGCTCAAGGGTCTGGCCGCCATGCTCACCACGGATTTGGGCAAGGTCAACAAACTGCGCCTGGTGGAACGCACCAAGTTGGAGGTGCTGCTCCATGAGATTTCCGCCACGCCGGCGCAGTTGTATGATGGTTTCACCGCGCCACGCGCCGGCCGCATTCTGGGCGCCGAGCGCGTGGTGATCGGCGGCGCCACGGCGTTGGGCACTTCCAGTCTGCAGTTGGATGCCGGCATCATCCAATCCGCCACCAGCGAGCTGGTGGCCAAAACCGTGCGTGTCAGCGGCCGTTTGAGTGACATTCTGCAGCTCGAAAAGCAACTCGCCTTCGCGCTGATTCAGCAGCTCGGCATCAAGCTGAGTGTGAGTGAGCGCGACGCCATCCAGAAACTTCCCACCGAAAGCACGCTCGCCTTTGTGGCCTTCTGCCGCGGTTTGGACTTCGCCGACAGCCTGAAAATTCCGCAGGCGCAGGCCGCCTTCAGCGAGGCCCTGCGTCTGGACCCCGGTTTCCAGGCAGCGCGGCAGCAGTTGGAGGCCCTCACGACACCGATGGCGGGTGAGACGGAACTGCTGACGCTGGCACAGCTCGATCCGGCGGAGGCGCTGCAGCAGCGCCATCTGGAGGCCACCACCGCGACGCTGCAGGAGCCGCCGGTGTTCGTCGCGCCGCTGATTCCGCCCGCCAGCAGCGGCCGGATCGTGGTGAGCGGCAAAATTCCAAATTGA
- a CDS encoding NAD-dependent epimerase/dehydratase family protein, with amino-acid sequence MTKHIRKPGILVTGANGEMGHGLLGRLAELGTHHLIALDVHPLDENLKRLCSASITGDILEARLLERLQSEFEIHCVYHLAALLSTRAEFTPEAAHRVNVEGTLNLLKLAIEQSRWHGRVVKFMFPSSIAVYGLPSPAVKKAAGRVKEHEWTLPTTMYGCNKLYCEHLGRYYARHYRQLAADTLSGGIDFRALRFPGLISAVTVPSGGTSDYAPEMLHAAAQNKRYACFVREDVRIPFMAMPDAITALLRLEAAPRDSLTQTVYNVGSFNPSAGEIRQRVLREFKNAQIDFLPDDKRQAIVDSWPEDVDDSAARRDWGWTPAYDEERAFSEYLIPGIRERYRH; translated from the coding sequence ATGACCAAACACATTCGCAAACCGGGCATTTTGGTGACCGGTGCCAATGGCGAAATGGGCCACGGCCTGCTGGGGCGCCTGGCAGAGCTCGGCACGCATCATCTCATCGCGCTCGATGTGCATCCGCTCGATGAGAATTTGAAACGGCTGTGCAGCGCCAGTATCACCGGCGACATTTTGGAGGCGCGCCTGCTGGAGCGCCTGCAAAGTGAGTTTGAAATTCATTGTGTCTATCATCTTGCGGCCCTGCTGTCCACGCGCGCGGAATTCACGCCGGAAGCGGCGCATCGCGTCAACGTGGAGGGCACCCTCAACTTGCTCAAGCTGGCGATCGAACAATCGCGCTGGCACGGCCGGGTGGTCAAGTTCATGTTTCCGAGTTCGATCGCGGTCTACGGCCTGCCCAGCCCGGCCGTGAAGAAAGCCGCGGGCAGGGTGAAGGAACACGAATGGACCCTGCCGACGACGATGTACGGCTGCAACAAACTCTACTGCGAGCATCTCGGCCGCTATTATGCCCGCCACTACCGCCAGCTCGCCGCCGACACGCTCAGCGGCGGCATCGACTTTCGCGCGCTGCGTTTCCCCGGCCTGATCAGCGCGGTCACCGTGCCCAGCGGCGGCACCAGCGACTATGCGCCCGAGATGCTGCACGCGGCAGCGCAGAACAAGCGCTACGCCTGCTTCGTGCGCGAAGATGTCCGCATTCCCTTCATGGCCATGCCGGATGCCATCACCGCGCTGCTGCGGCTGGAGGCGGCGCCGCGTGACAGCCTGACGCAGACGGTCTACAACGTCGGCAGCTTCAACCCGAGTGCCGGCGAAATCCGTCAGCGGGTGTTGCGCGAGTTCAAAAACGCGCAGATCGATTTCCTTCCCGATGACAAGCGCCAGGCCATCGTCGATTCCTGGCCGGAGGACGTGGACGACTCCGCCGCGCGTCGCGACTGGGGCTGGACGCCTGCTTATGATGAGGAACGCGCCTTCAGCGAATATTTGATTCCGGGCATCCGGGAGCGCTACCGCCACTGA
- a CDS encoding (Fe-S)-binding protein yields the protein MTFAPWEKILLAVLLLAAVALFVRDFSRRLKQIRAGAADRVRTDRPGSRLWRTFKEVFLHTRVIAARPVVGVMHLAVFLGFVLFGAETIDHFLKGFGVPFLKVILGERVATFKTVIAVMAVLVTAGISGLAFRRFVLVKISPDPRSWSSGLVALFIVILMLTYLNSFQAKPVLAKANWWAHTLTILIFPSLILRSKHLHLLLSPCDIFFRTHRLGDYLPLNLDLDRLAETDEVKLGLETVADVPWKMRLDFLTCVECKRCTEQCPAWNSGQELNPRGFILAGRRALALPPETPVIGSIITATELGQCTSCGACENVCPVGIEHLQLLLGAKRAQALALGTGMVATEFLEKVEQYGNPLAARKEVRASLLRELELPLYERGKTEYLLWLGCVWSYNTDMRSSVAAMAKVLKQAQVSFGVLAEENCSGHHSRRQGEEMQFQTLARANLAAFEHNGVRKIISPCPHCLHTFRREYPTLAPNFNVTAVHHSEFITDLLAAGRLQLQPSAANGKRLTYHDPCYLGRYEKVYAAPRQVIRKAGFQITELPRHGERSLCCGGGSAGFAREQKVAKRVDQTRKEEIAASGAKILITACPECKMMLNAAVEQTKDLAELVAENL from the coding sequence ATGACCTTTGCGCCGTGGGAAAAAATCTTGCTGGCGGTTTTGCTGCTGGCGGCGGTGGCGTTGTTTGTCAGGGATTTCTCGCGCAGGCTCAAACAAATTCGCGCCGGCGCCGCCGACCGGGTGCGCACCGACCGCCCCGGCAGCCGGCTGTGGCGCACGTTCAAGGAAGTTTTCCTGCACACGCGCGTCATCGCGGCGCGGCCGGTGGTCGGCGTCATGCATCTCGCGGTGTTTCTCGGTTTCGTCCTGTTCGGCGCCGAGACGATTGATCACTTTCTCAAGGGTTTCGGGGTGCCGTTTCTCAAGGTTATTTTGGGCGAGCGGGTCGCAACCTTCAAAACCGTGATCGCGGTGATGGCGGTGCTGGTGACCGCCGGCATCAGCGGGCTGGCCTTCCGCCGTTTTGTGCTGGTGAAAATTTCGCCGGATCCGCGCTCGTGGAGCTCGGGGCTGGTGGCCCTCTTCATCGTGATTTTAATGCTCACCTACCTCAACAGCTTCCAGGCAAAGCCGGTGCTGGCCAAGGCAAACTGGTGGGCGCATACGCTCACCATCCTGATTTTTCCCTCGCTCATCCTGCGCTCCAAACACCTGCACCTGTTGCTCTCGCCTTGCGATATTTTTTTCCGCACCCACCGTTTGGGCGATTATCTGCCGCTCAATCTCGACCTGGACAGGCTCGCTGAAACCGATGAAGTCAAACTCGGGCTGGAGACGGTTGCGGATGTACCGTGGAAAATGCGGCTGGATTTTCTCACCTGTGTGGAATGCAAGCGCTGCACCGAGCAGTGCCCGGCGTGGAACAGCGGCCAGGAGCTGAATCCGCGCGGTTTCATTCTCGCCGGCCGGCGCGCGCTCGCGCTGCCCCCGGAGACGCCGGTGATCGGCAGCATCATCACCGCAACCGAGCTGGGGCAATGCACCAGTTGCGGCGCCTGCGAGAATGTCTGTCCGGTCGGCATCGAGCATCTGCAACTGCTGCTCGGCGCCAAGCGCGCGCAGGCGCTCGCGCTCGGCACCGGCATGGTGGCCACCGAGTTTCTTGAAAAGGTGGAGCAGTACGGCAACCCGCTGGCGGCGCGCAAGGAAGTGCGGGCCAGCCTGCTGCGTGAACTCGAACTGCCGCTTTACGAGAGGGGCAAAACCGAATACCTGCTCTGGCTCGGCTGTGTCTGGTCCTATAACACCGACATGCGTTCCAGTGTGGCGGCGATGGCGAAGGTTTTGAAGCAGGCACAGGTGAGCTTTGGCGTGCTGGCGGAGGAAAACTGCAGCGGTCATCACTCCCGCCGCCAGGGTGAAGAGATGCAATTCCAAACCCTGGCGCGCGCGAACCTCGCAGCCTTCGAGCACAACGGCGTGCGCAAAATAATCTCGCCCTGCCCGCATTGCCTGCACACCTTCCGGCGCGAGTATCCCACCCTCGCGCCCAATTTCAACGTGACGGCCGTGCATCACTCCGAGTTCATTACCGATTTGCTTGCCGCCGGCAGGCTGCAGTTGCAGCCGTCTGCCGCCAATGGCAAAAGACTGACCTATCACGACCCCTGCTATCTCGGGCGCTACGAGAAGGTCTACGCCGCCCCGCGGCAGGTGATCCGCAAGGCCGGTTTTCAAATCACCGAACTGCCGCGCCACGGCGAGCGCTCACTGTGCTGCGGTGGCGGCAGCGCCGGCTTTGCCCGCGAACAGAAAGTGGCCAAACGCGTCGATCAAACCCGCAAGGAGGAGATTGCCGCCTCGGGCGCGAAAATACTCATCACCGCCTGCCCGGAGTGCAAGATGATGCTCAACGCCGCGGTGGAGCAGACCAAGGATCTGGCGGAGCTGGTCGCGGAAAATCTCTAG